Genomic window (Arachis hypogaea cultivar Tifrunner chromosome 13, arahy.Tifrunner.gnm2.J5K5, whole genome shotgun sequence):
CCAGAAAAGCAAGAAAAACCAAACACTAGTTCAACTTCCATTTACATGAGGATGAATAAAGAGGGCCTAGTTCTAGAATCTAGAGAGCCACAAAATTAAGCACACAGATACACATAATGGAATAAAAGGAAGTCATAATTATTAtggactaattaattaattaataatataattctaagCGTTTGGAACAAAGGGTACAAAAgaacttcctcttgatcttgaagCACATGGGCAAGAAGCAACACCTCCATTGGATCTCAACATCCATGGCTTCAACCTTGCCACCGCAGTAAGGGCATGACCCTGGCGCTTGTTGCCTTCCCAATTCTTTCTCCCCTTCATCGCACACATACACAAACCACATTTTTCTCCTGATGCTTCTTGAACGCTGATTTGATTCGATTCGATTCGATTCTAATTTGTTTGGATTGTTGCTGAATATGGAGTGAGGGATGGAGGGCTCGCTCGTGCTTTGTAGGGTACCTACCAATCTTggccttctctctctttttctgcaaaagaaaagtgtcacacacacacatacataccCTTGTTGCCAACTAAGAGGTATTTATAGACACTTTTCTACTGCTCTATCCCCTCTATGGTTTTTGGAATTGGTGGAATATTCCCTCTCCGATATACTACCCACTTTGAcactttgacttttttttttttttttttttaactttcaaaTAATCAAAAGCTTAGGTGCactaataaagaaaaagtgaaatATGTTGAGGATCGGATTTGGATAATCTAAACTTTAAATTTCACCCgttagagaataaagtgtaattttttactatttattttataggtgaaacaaaaaaaaaatatgaaaaaaaaattatttaaagatgagaaatcacactttattctttaaagtaaaattttaaaatttagaggattcaaatccGTATCTAAAATATCAGCGTTAATATTTTTagtgaaaatagaaaattaattagtgttaatttaaatataaaaaatattaatcacttaattttttttataagatataACTAGAGTATAAACAACTCTCTCATAGAAAATATTTAGTAGTGGtaaatttttcaaaagtaaaaatattaaagtaAGATTATCTAACCTATAGAAGGTCATAATGAATTTCAGGGAGATAATTGTACATTATATTATTCTTATTTCttacaatttctttctttttctgactGCGAACTTTATCTTCTtaaggaaataataataataataataataataccttaTTAAGAAATTAACTTCTTGCAAACAGCCTTTTATTAAGGTTAACTACTTATCCACTTGTTTGgcgaaaatataaatatattaaaaagcaGGTGTTATCTATGTCACATCTACAAAAGAGCTTGATTGATGGGCCTTTTATTTGTGTAATGgattaaaaaatttattggtacaaatattttattttcaaattgaaTTTTTTAAGCCAgtagaatgaaaataatattgCCTGTGGGTAGCCACGGCATTATGGGAGTTAAATGGGCGAATTTaaatctctaaaataaaaaaaaaaaataaaataataaaataagaaattaataataaaattataatttgtattATATGTGAGAAATAATATCTAATTTAGTCCCTGAATTTACATGCGAgttttaatatagtttttaaagttttaattgtcTTTATTTAGTCTTCAAACTTTACAAAATTGACTTATGTTAGTTTTTGTGACAATTTTTTACACATGGATTTAACAAAACACTAACGTGGACAGTTGAATGCTACGTTGACTCTGTAAAATGATGTCGTTTTAGTTTTGGCATTCAAATACCAAAAAACAATATCGTAGATGATGTTTATTGAAAATTTTCCTCTCAAAGCAAGTGATATAGCGCAAGTGATATAGCGTCGTTTTTGGACTATTTGGGCGCCAAAACGATATCGTCTTACAGGTCCCGGCGTGACATCTAATTGTGGAAaaagtttggtaacaaaaaattttcaaccataattagccaaaattttccataatttacttcatttatattttttatccacTCTTTTATCATTCCACTTATCGTATTCTTATCAACTCcacttattaatgatattaattataatatcatatccCTAATTTTTAGGCATTCttgtaatcaatacttaatattcctttttataacttgattttttatatttaagaacacaataaagattaataataataataaagaacggCAACGATAATATGTATTAAATGAGTTAATTGTAATTGATTCTTTGTTTTCGTTAAAGCATTTATCATTATTCAATAGAGATATGAAACATGAAAACTACCCTAATATATATCTTTCGTTAATTCAATTATGTACATTCAAAAATCACAACTCTAATACCTTTGGAAGCACAATAGTATATAAACTaaggaattttataaaaaatcgtCTTTATCATTGCAAATAGTATGGCATTTGAATTCGACCTTAATACGGTACCTATGACAAAAGGTGCTGAAGATTTTGAACAACAGACGGACTCATCTGACGAGGTTGTTGTCAGTCAACCCATTTTCGAGAATATGAAAAACCACACTAGCTCtgatgaggtatggtaataactcggtttattttttgtgtattattTATGTGCATTTATACTTATACCGTACTATTCAGTAAACTGCCAATTTTAGCACTTTAGTTATATGCATAACATTCGTAAAGTTCATGCTTTATGCAATCAATAAGTTCATAtgaataacatccataattataCGAAGTTAACATCCACGTTACATCTATAATGGCACGAAATTAGCACCTAAAATTACAGTAGTGTGTTTTATTTGTTATACTCGACAGTGAAATTAGCCACTTTTGTATAGTTAACTATCAGGTTGagtttcatttgttttttttcttttttttttcaggtcATAAACCAAGCTATTGGTGACGAGGAGCTAGAGCCCGAGGAGGGAACGTGCTTCGGCACATTAGAAGATGTGCGTGCATATTATTACCGATATGCAGTAAGGACTGGTTTTGTCATCAAAATAAGAACCATCGGTAGGGAGACTAAAAATGGTTAGAAGGTGGTTGTTAATCAAGCTTTGCATTGTAACAGAGATGGATACCACACATCCCGTGTAAAGGCATCCAAGAGAAGGAAAACAGTGGCCTCAACAAACTACAAAGCTCGTTGCTATGTAGCATTAGACAAGATGACAGGGTAGTGAAGGATTTCTCGAGTAGAGGTATCCCACTCACACCCGCTTAATCTGAAGCCATCTGGAATGTTGTTAGCAAACTGTCAGCTAAGTATGCATGTGAAGGACCTAATACAGCAAAATGACCAAGCTGGCATTAGACTGAGTAAGACATATCAGGCACTAGCCAATGCCGTCGGTGGCCCTGCCAACCTCACTTTTATAGAGAAGGATGTTAGAAATTACATTAGTCGTTACTTACGCATTTTCGGGGATGAGACGGATCTAAAAGAGTTACTTAAGCACTTCTCACGGATGAAGGAGCTCAATCCGaactttttctttgaaatatATGTGGACGAAAATTATAGCCTTAGAAATGTGTTTTCGGCCAATGCTCGGTGTAGAGCTGCATGGGAATATTTCGGTGATGTCGTGACGTTTGACACTACTTACAAGACTAATAGATaccaaattattattttttttcttcgacttaattagatttttttcagTTAAGGCATTTGGATTTTACACATACGTTAAATGTttttatatttccattgtttaggTACGACATGCCGTTCGGGTCTTTGTAGGTGTCAACCACCATTGTATGTCTACGCTTCTTGGGTGCACATTATTGCGGAATGAGGAGACTCGTACATTCCAATGGCTTTTTCGAACTTGGGTGAAGTGCATGGGAAAGTCCCCCGTATGTGTTATAACAGACTAATGCCTGCAGATGCGTTCTGCGTTAGAGATCACCTTACCAAACATACGGCATAAATGGTGCATATGGCATATCCTAAAGAAGATATCACACAAGCTGGTAGGTTACCGTCGTTTCAATCAACTCAACACATGAGGATTGTGTTTGAATCCAAATCTAAGAACTCATTTGAGAGAGATTGGCACGATTTTATTCAAGAGTATGACCTCCACAACTCTAAGTGGCTAAACCGTAGTATAATCTCCCAGTTTATTGCTGCGTGTGTTTGGCTTCTTTATAGATGTTATTTTATAGtcaatatgaattttgcacttttGGGTTAActtatgctattttttttgtattttttttattcattggcATCATGTTTGCTGACCGACACATGTGGGTGCCAGTATTTTTCAAAGACGAATTCTGGGCTGGCATGAGGAGCACACAGCGTAGTGAGAGCATGCATGCAATTTTCGATAAATATTTAAACAATAAAAGCTCTTTGTTGCAATTTGTTCGCCAATACCAAAACTGTCTTATAGACAAGGAGCAAAAGGAGCTTGAGTGTGACGCTGCTGATTTAAGGGAGATTATCCCTTGTGTTTCCAGCTCACCCATAGAGAAGTAGTTCCAAAGAGGATATACAAACTCCATGCTTTGAGACATTCAGGATCAATTTATAAAAAAGGTGAATTGCATCATCTCCTCAATCAACCATCATGCCACAAGTACAGTTTGTGAAGTTGACCAACAAAGAATAGTTTTTGACATGTTAGTGTATAGCAGATACCAAGTAGTCTATTGCTTGCAGTCATCAGAAGTTCAATGTGATTGCTTTATGTTCCAATCGGATGGTATTCTATGCTGCCACATTCTTGCTGTTCTTTTACATTTTCGTGTAACAACATTGTCCTCACAATACATTCTATCCCGATGGAGTAAAAATGTTAGTCGGAGACACACATACATCAGAAGTAGCCTTGACATGGACCGTTCTGATGACAACATGATCATTTTTAGGAAATTGTGTTCTCATTTTTACAATGTCGCTCAGGATTTCGTGGCTACTCCAGAGGTTGCTGCTACATTGCGTGATGCCATGGACAGTGCTCGGCACAAGTTCAAAGAACACAAGGAATCCGAGCATCAAGCTGCACATGTACCAATTGCAATTAACTCGCATACGCGTGATGAGTGCCCCGTTAGCATGAATGAGCTACAGGGCCCACGTCGTGTTCCTATGCAGGGTCATCCAACGTCCACCAGACTTGGGGCAGATCTAAACAAATCTCTTAAAAAGAGGGCTCGCAAACACAAAAACACTCACAATCACAACAAGGTAAATATGAGATCTACCCCCTTTTTCACgtcatttgtttgtttttagtgtGTTGACTGGATGATAAGTTAGGATGTTATTTTTCAATATGATTTGTGTGTTCAGGGACCTAATGGAAATGCACAACCATCTCCTACCAATGTGGCATCTTCGTACAAAAATACATAGTGGGCTTGTTCAGAAATGACAGACAATTTGGCTATGCACTCTAGTTCCTTCACATCACTATTGAATTCATTCCATAATGCCGAACAATTGTATATGTATCTtgtgtttttttatattattaatgtcatgtctatttatttattttttcctctttttttttttaattttttccacaGGAAGCATTTTTATACGATTCGAAGTTTAACAACACTACATATCATAAGCTTTAGAGTTTGATGATATGTCATCTTGTGcatattttctatgctttttcatacaagaaattaatgattagtgcttaaatattgagtATTTTagtgcttaaatagtatattattttgatcttttgatttgataaactttgtaggaaataagtggaaaaagaagcaaaaaaaagcacaaaataagctcaaaaggagaaaagaggaattttggggcacactttgaagtttgagaacgctttggagccttaggccacgcttttaaaagcatggcccatgatTAAAACACGGAGAGCGCTCCTTAGGCGAGAGCGCTACGTTCCTTTCCAAAAGAGCACCTGCGATAATGGAGTGGAAAATTTTGgttggtgacgcgtacgcgttgatgtgACATTTCTGAAgaaccacgcgcacgcatggctgacgcgtacgcatgggagcGCTCTTATTTCGAGTGCTACGCTCTTTTGGAGAGCGCTGTTAGGGACACGTACGCATGGATGTGCCAAAATGCAAAAAGGATGCGCACGCGTATGGGACGCGTACGCACGCTCTCCTGGAAGTGAATGTTTGCTCAAAATAATCTGATTCCAAGCCCATTGAAACTtcaaagcaagcagagcccattgacatcactcaaaggcacaagaaatagttagaataggaatttcatttaattgtaatttgttttgaatttcattttaattggtaGGTTAgcaaagcctatataaaggcatcagtttcatttcattGAGAGGGCTTCACGGACAGTagaagtaggagtagaatagaaggctggaggattagagactccagagctctcttggaagattagagactccagagagcttagcATAGTTTGATACGCTTACCTTTCTGCATTTTTACATTTCAGTATtgaattcaattcaacttatgCAAAttcaatttactgcaattctATCCTTATGCAATTTAGTTTTCTGCACTTCTGTTCTTTGCAAttctacatttctgttttaatttcCTGCTTAGAGCGATGATCCATTAAACCCCATTTCATTAAgggaggagctctattataattcacatgattgagtgaacttcttcttcttctcaatccgttTGGGTAGCTATTGGATATCCTCTGGTTTGATTGATGATtcattcactccggaagggggtttgaatttgtgaatgcttgtgtgagcctcggaaggggaatcatgagCATTAGAACTgaggctctatccttcacaactctcttgatcaacaccattcgggaggaattgagatcttgagagattGTGTGGCTCATGGATGAGAgacatgcacttaacctcttctcatgacaattagatcaaggaattggcaagattgatcgtgagtagagagattggattgccaaggaattaggatccaatcaacttcaatctgccatagatctactcatatgattgaaaatggagttgagacccatttgattcattgtggattgtgatatctccaatccctaatgaatttttctttctattacttGCCCTTGAGTTAATTTCAATTGCTTGATTTACTGTTTCCCTACACCCAAAGCCCTTTACATtttatgcaatttaagtttcttgccatttaagtttctgtcaatttacattctgcaatttaaattcctctgccatttacattctgtttgtcaatttcactcaattcaccactattagcttaactaaactaatcacgtcactaaagttgcttgatccatcaatccctgtgtgatcgacctcacttttgtgagttttactacttgatgcgacctagtacacttgccggtgagtttgtgtggaatcgattttACCTCATCAGAGTTTAGCAACTACTTTGTACTTTGTTCATGCTTCAACTTGATTTTACGTTATCATGATTTGGTGGCTTAGTGGttagttttatatatttttatatactcaACTTTATTTTACCTTATTACAACTTCATATaccattattaaataaaatataataatagactTGGGCTACTAATATacaacctttttattttttaatcttttttacttttattattttttactaatatttaaaataataaatgttcAGCTGATAATTTGTTTACATCCAATAACATCCTCTAATTTTTCCGAATAACATCCATAATCGACAATTTATTGTTTTAGGCATAGATATTTTTAGTTGGCTGTTAAGTATAGATAATCTTAAACTTCAATTAAAAATTTGTCATtagatatacaaaaaaaaattcaaacttcgATCAACGTGTTCTCGATCTGAGCAAAAACAAGCCAAAcacataaaaaaaactaaaagaaaacaaaagcaattttttttcatataaaatcttttattgtGATATTAAattcttgtgaattttttttCCTATGTAAATTCAATAATATTCGCAAGTATTTCATGAtaaaatctagaaaatcctaCAACCATATCAATAGTAAATACACACAACAACTCTAGtcctaattaattatttgtaGATATATTTAGCTTGCTGTTCAGTATAGGTAACTTCTTAAAAAGATGCACCCATTTTTTGTTTAAATCTAATAACATCCATATGTATTTCATAATACATTTATCAAATTCTGGAATCAAATTAACAGAAAACACACACATACTAACTCTAATCCTAAGTTATGGTTTATAGTTCCGTTTAGCTTTCTTAGCCCATTTCTCCCTTCGAACCAGTGATCTTATCCTTAGATTTGTCCAAGGGTCTTCAATCTTTTTTTCTTTCCCCTATCCTCCAGATGATGACATGGCACATTGAGTACACCCTCTACCACACTCCTGGAGACGTTGTCTTTGCAAATTAGTATGTTGGTTATAATTTTCTTCTGAATTTGTTGCAGCTGGGACTGTGATAACAAACAGATGTGTATGTGTTTGATATAAAATACATTatagaagaaaatataaattcagCCATTATAAGTAGAATTCATCCAAAAAgagttatatattaattattaaatgcaCAAATAAGCATCGACATATGTTTTGGATTACACTAACCGTCGTCCAAATAGGCATGTTCAATCCATCACCTGCCAAGCTCTTTGGATCCCACATTTTCATCCATTTTATGACATATATGCCACAGTCCCACATATGCAACAAAAACGATATAGAGTCGtgcaaatatattaaaattttgattcGGTTGATTTTTTTTAACCATTTTTTGTTTTATCTCTAGCCCACTTACCCATTCGGTTGTTTTAGGATCATTGTTTTATAGCAACACTCATAGCCCTCAGCTATAAATACTATACTCTAGTCTATAGTTGCAGCCAACTCTTGGAGAAGAAAGCCCTATGACAAGCCAGATAAAAAAATTAGGGaggaaaaaaaaacatacaacAAATTTAACAACTAACACCCGTAAAAATATGGATAATCAAATCTATTCTCACTTACAACATATTTATGTATTTTCTCTCGCCGCTCAGAGTGTGGCCCATTGTGAATGGAGTCTAACACCCATAGGTTATCAGTATGCTAGTAGAGCACATATAGCAACCAGTTATCATTTTGACACACTGGAACAAATAGGGGTGGCAAGTGAGAAAGCCCGTCCCGCCCCACCAGAAGCCCGCCCTTTGGCAAGCTGGTGGGTTGgtgggctaagcccgccaaaactcttctttttttttactattaactactaaataatatatataatttcacaatcatattaataaatctataatttctaaagacataaaaaaattatattttttatattcacaaagaTTAAAgtctttttaattataaatatctaataaacataattataaaccaagttttcaactaaaacataattataaatattgtctccaaagcaaaataaacataatccaaaatataattataaatattgtctccaaagcaaaataTACATAATCCAaaaaaacataatccaaaacactcaattttcatcttcacactcttgtaagttaggttgggagaagttggattttggctaaaaaattgtaaaaataccccctTACTAAAAAAACTAAGCCTGGCGGGGAAGCTTGTCCCGCCCCGCTAAAGCCCGCTGTTCAAGCAGTGTGGGTTAGGCGGGTTTTTGCTCTTTAACGGTCCCAATTTTCCAGTCTGGCCcgtcttttttggcgggttacgcgggctgGCCCAGCAAGTTTagacccgtttgccacccctaggaACAAACCACTTCATCGTTGAATAAAGCATGttagcatataattttttttcgcaTTCTTGTAATGAAAAATAGATTTTGTGTATAGATGATAAGTAAGTACGTGAATTACTTACATATTTAACTTGTTTCGCCTTTCCCGCATCGAACCAGTGCTGCTCGCGGCCTATGAAGCCACTAAGAACAGGGACAAATCCAGTGTTCGATCCCGTACATCGTTCAATGTTATCATCAGTTAATATTAGGGCCTGCAAACCCATTTTCGATTAGTTAAACACTTAAGAAAGTAATTAAGAGTGATAACTTATAACTATAGATTTCGTATATCTTCAAAAGTATCCTTCACCGAAGCAATTATGGgtattatttaatattaagtGGGTAAGGACAGATTGTACTAACCATTAGTCTCAATGGAATACGGTAAAAATCCATGCAAAACCTTACGTTGCTCGAAACATTGAACATGGCACACCAATAATCAACCACCTGAATAGAATAAACGCATTGCATTTCATAGCACTTTAATGAAG
Coding sequences:
- the LOC112738182 gene encoding uncharacterized protein, which gives rise to MWFVYVCDEGEKELGRQQAPGSCPYCGGKVEAMDVEIQWRCCFLPMCFKIKRKFFCTLCSKRLELYY